A segment of the Manis javanica isolate MJ-LG chromosome 17, MJ_LKY, whole genome shotgun sequence genome:
CTCTGCTTCTAGAGTTTCTAGCAGTCTCAGAGTCTAGAATTCAGTGCTTCTTAAATCACTAGAATTTCCCAGATGCAGGATTCTAGGCTCTAAGTTTTTCTACACCACCGGCCCTCGCGTACCTCAGTGATTTCTTTCCCCCGGATTCCACACTGCATATCTGCAGCCCCTGGGAATGACTCCACACTTTGgttatgttttttatttgatCTCCCCTCCTGTCCCACTGCtcacttccctcctccctctcaaAGCCGACCAGTCCTGTGCCCTTCCCTGCGGCTCTTGCTTCAGACTGAAGGATTAATCAAGTGCAAAGGTGGTCCTGAGTCCTTAGGAGATGGACCAAGTGCATTCATGTAAGAGGGATCCCTGGTCCCTAAACCTGGCTCATCACtccctgtgtgtccttgggcCCCCCTTCCTGGCCTCCGTCTCCCCATCTATGAGGGCTGGACGCTGGGTACCTGGCGGGGCCAAGAGGACTCACAGTACACAGTCAGGTTGAAGGGCTTGCTGCGGCTGACACTGACCGGGTTCGAGACCTCACACTGGTAGGCTCCGGCCTCCTCCCTGCGGACGCCATGCCGGGTCAGCACCCGGCCATCGGGAGACAGGCCAAGGCGGATGTCGATGGGTAGGGCCCCGCCATTGAAGAACCAGCGGACCTTGGCGGGGCCGGGGCTGCTGCACATCAGGTGCAGGGTGTCTCGGCGCTCCACCAGTGCTGTGCTGTTGGTCATAACCTCAGGCTGGGCCAGGATCTCTAGGGGGCAAAAGACAGAGGGGGAGGGCGCCGGGCACTGCCTGCTCCCAGGCCTtcccctccccaggcaagggTCACGGTTGGATCCTGGAGGGGCCCCAAAGGGGCAGAGAATGGGACAGGAGGCAGGGCTAATCCTGGAAGTCATCCTGAGGGAGGTGAACATCCTGAGGGAGGTGAACAtttatgtttggttttttttttttttttgatggtttaaaatttttttagacttatttatttatttatctatttttaaagagggaatgggaaggaggtgggaaggCCCAGCTGGGGTGGAGCCGGGTCCCAGGGGTGTCTCACCATAGACCTGCAGGTGTCCGTAGCCCACCTCCGTCTGAAGCTGCCTGTTGAGAGTCTGCAGGATGTAGGTGCCCGAGTGCCGGGCCGAGACGCCCTGGATGTCCAGGCTGCCGTCAGGGCGCACAGCCTCCCTCCCCGTGTGGGCTGGGCCAGGGGTCTCGTCACCCGTGCTTACGATGTAGCTGGCCACCAGGTAAGCCAGGCTAAGCGTGGGCCCAGCGTACCAGGTGTAGGCAAGCAGCTCTCCCGAAAGCCCGTGGACAGCCAGCGTCACGTTGTCCCCCTCGGCTGGCTGGGCAGGCGTGGGGCTGACAGTGACCTCGGCCCCTGTGCTCAGGAACGTGGCTGAGGAAGAGGAGCCGGAGGGGTCAGATGAGGTGGCCGGGCTGCTCCTCCCGTTTGATGGAGCAGGAGACGTGGGCTCCTGGTCTTACGGTAAGTGCTCAACAAAGGCGAGCCAGAGGCAGGGTCTCCATCTTGGAGAAGAGGAGGGTTCTGAGGACAGAACTGGACAGACTGTGCCAAGGGTCTAGCACGAGGCACGTGACAAGTGCACAGCGTGTGCTCAGCCCGGTTGACCTCTGGATTTCCAGGGGCCCAAGGGTTTTCCCGCTGTGAGAGTCACTCTGCCAACTCGCACAAGATCAGGCTGGCTCCTCCAGCCCCCGGGTCCTGTTCCCAGTCCAGCGCTCTTCCTCTGCCCCTCCAGGCTCCACCACAGCAGAAGGGAGGGACATGACCGATACCCTCCACCCCGGTCCTGCTCAGCCCAACAGATAAGCCCCAAACCCGACTGGCTGGTCAGGGCTGCTTGGGTTTGAATTGTGTGTGGCTGGCCACCCATTCTGGCCACACACCAGACTGGGTGGCTGTGGCAGTTCTCACTAAGAAGTACTTGCATGCCTGGCTTGGTTTCTGGTACTTTCCAGTCTGCTAGAGCATGGCTAGGAGGTGGGGCTCTCGGTCTAgcactcagctctgccactttctggctgtgtgaccctggccagtggcttcacctctctgagcctcaggtttctcatctgtgaagtggtgAGGGGGGTCATGAGTGGGCCTCCCTCACAGGGTTTGTTaacacatgaaaaacatttagaGCAGCTCcgggcacatagtaagtgctagtAAATGCTTGTAAAAAAGTGCTCATTACAATGACCTGGAAGTGACCCTGCGAGGTAGGCCCagttcatagatgaggaaactgaggctgagaaggggAAGGCAACTGCCTCAAGCCACATCCTcggggaggggcagggctgctggtTAGAACTCACCGCAGTCAAGCTCCCACAGCTCAGTAAGGGTTTGCCACGTGGGTGGAGAGTGACTGTGGCTTCCTTACCCTACCTCGGGCCCAGGTCTTAGAAATCTCTGAAGTCACTCGGCAAAGTCTCTGGGTGGCTGCCCCTGGCTGCCCCGTCCCACACTTGGAGGGGCAAACTGGACCTGAGCGAAGCCGAGCCGCCCTCCCTGCCCAGCATGCTGGGCTGCTGGCTCCCACCTCCACTCCTCTGGGCTGGGGTGCCCTCCCTTCCCTGAGGCCACGGTGGATGAGGTTCTGGGGGACACCACTGTTGCTCACCACTGAGAAGGAGCCAGCTGCACCCGGCCAGCGCCATCTTTCACCCCACACCCGGTCTTGAAGACGGCGGCGTTGGTGTTCCAGTGCTCGGAGGCCCTTCCTGGTTGGGGCTTGGCTCCGTCTGGCGCAGGACCTGGGAGGGTTTGGCGATATGGAGCTGGGGTAGATCACCTGAATTTGGAGGGATCGAGTCACCGAGGATCTGGGGCCCTGTTTGGGTACCAGAGTGGGTGGGGCAGGCACCGGCCAGGGGTCACGACCCAGCCAGGCCTCCTGGGGCACCGCCTAACCTTCTTTGTACCAAAGACCTGGGTTTGGTACCAGCAGAAGAACCAGGTCGccggggaggagagaggaggggcgGGGAAGATTTCAGGACAGTTCTTAACCCATGGCCCAGACCCTGGCCTCTCCGGTGAGCTTGAGGGTCACTGAGGAGCCAAACTCATCAAGTGTGACTTCTGTGTGACCTGGAGGTGTCATCTCAGGGGATGTCCTGTGCGGTGGGCACGGGTAGAACCTCCATTTGCAGTTGGGGAAACGGAGGCCCTGGGCAGGGGCTCTGACGTGCCCAAGTTCCTGCAGGGAGAGGGGATTTGAATCCTGCTCTGTTTCCATAGCCACAcagaagggagggaggctgggaggctgcgCAGTGTCCCTGGGGCTCTGCTCCCTGGTGCTGCCTGCTCTGGGCCTACACATCCgcattttctccctccctctctggagGCCTTGTTTTCCTGTATCTGGGGACTTTGGGGCCAGGAAGAGCCCAGGTTTGCCTGTGGCTCTGCTCTCACCAGAGTGGGGGACTAGGGGCAGCCCCTTGCCAGGTCTCCTCTTTCTGCTCTGACAAACAGGGCTGGTGTCGACTCTGTTCAGGTTTGTTGAGAGCAGTGAGTGAAATGCCACATGTCAGGAATCTAGCCGGCACCCGGCAGAGCTGGGTCCCCAGCACCAGGCCTGGCTGGTATCACAGGTATTAAATGTGTGGGCCCCGCACCTAGCTCTGCTCTTTCCTGCTCCATGAGCCGGGGCAGGTTATGGTGCCCGCTGGGCcacactttcctcatctgtataatgggaatGACAGTACCCACCTCAGAGGGCTGttatgaggactaaatgagtAAACTTGCATGAAGTAACTTATAACAATGTCTGCCTGGCACAAAGCAAATattccatcattcattcatttattcagcaagtgTTGGATAAGCATCGACACCCTGCTGGGCACTGTATCTGCCAGGCAGGTGCAATCCCTGCCTTCGTGGGGCTGACAGTTGTGGACAGACAAGTAAAATGTGTATCAGATGGAGGTACGTGTTGTTGGGGAGAAAATAAAGCCAGGAAGGGGCTTTGGGACTTTTGgattgggggcagggtggggacccAAGGCCACAGGGACGTCTGGGGAACGACAGGCCCCCACAGATGTGTTATGACCGGTATCTCCCTGGCTGCTGGGTCCTGCTCCCCCCCGAGGCCCCCGCAGCCTGGTCCTGGGCAATCTCCATACCTGCGGCTCAGCTGTTCCGCTTTGTTCCTCCAGGACCGGGCGTCCTGAGCTGCCCTTGTAGGCGGGGGCTCTGACGAGGGGGGGCTGTCAGTAACCTGGCGCCTCCTGTCTCCCCACCAACCCCCTGTCCCGCCAGTGACCTCACCTCACCCTGTTCAGTCCTGGCGCGGCCCTCTCCCCCGAGCCCTGGGGCCCCATCCCAGTGcattcagggtgcctctcctgcATGTCCCTGGGCACCTCTCCTTCGCCTTGTCCCAGACTGACCTTGGTGTCTTCCCCCAGCCCTGCTTCTCCTCCCCGTCCTCTCATCACAGATGGCGCCACTGTCCACCCGTCACTGGGACACAGAGACCCAGGCCTCGCCCCTGACGTCTCCCCACAGCCCCAGCACACCACGCCCCATGGCCTGTGCCTCCTAAACCTCCCTTCTGGGGGCCCTTTTCTCTCCGTCCCTgtggcccctgccctggcccaggtGCCCTGCTGCCCCTTGTCTGGttcccctccccaactcctcctgGTCTCTGGCCCTGGTCTCGCCCCCTTCCATGGTGCTCGGAGCCCGCATGGCTGCTCGGGACCCTCAGGAGAAAGCCCAGCTTCTCATGGAGGTTCGTGTGGCCCCTGCCGGCCTGCCCAGCCTCGTAGGAgagcccttccttccttccggCAAGTCGCTGCTCCAGTTCTCCTGCCTCCCTTGAGTCCCCCGCACCCAGCTTATTCCTGCTTGCTTCTGCTTTATTTCATCCCTCACCCAGCAAATCttcttcctccaagaagccctccAGGACTATCAGGCTGGGTTAAATGCACCCTGGgatccccaaccccagccccgacCACCCTTATCTTCATGGTCAGGGACTGGATCTGTCTCCCCCGCTGGACGGTGAGTcctgggagggcagggccaggctaCCATGGTCACTGCCATGTCCCTGGCACGgccaggcacagggctgggcacacagcaggAGCTGAGAGTGTTCGCGGAACCAGACACCAGGTGTGGATGACACGGAGGGGGGCCTGGGTTTCTGGCGCTTTGCTGTCTGGCTCAGGAGTGTGATGAGGCCGAGGCTGGAGAAGACTGGGGCAGAGCTCAGCTTCCGTCCCGACTCCACCATGCCTGCCTCCCACCCGCGACATCACACCCACCCTTCTCTGTGTCCTTGGCCTTCCCCATTCAGCCCAGAACCCTCTCCCATGCCCCTCTCTGGACCCTTGGTCCCATCGAGAGCTACGGTTTTTTGAGCAACAGCTGTGTGCCGGGCCCATTGCTGGAGGAAGTAGACCAGGCAGTCCTGGGCAGGCGCTGTGCCTCTGTGAAGCAGGTGGGTGACTGTGCCACAGGCCTCCCTGGGATTCCTCAGAGGGGAAAGGGAGACCAGGCCCATGGGGGGCTCAATGCTGGGCCTGCCCTGGGGGCTCTGGGTACATGGGTTCCATTGTCTATTCACCATTCCACAGATGTTTATTGAGCAGCTATCATGAACCCAGCACTGGGCTAGGTACTGGGTTATAGTCATGAAAAGGACAGACATAAATGCCAGCCCTGTAGAGTTGACCTTTTGTCTGGTGACACAGTCAATAgacaaataaacacaaacacatatcATTTTGTATCAGATGGAGATATTGctatggggaaaaagaaaggaggtggCTGGGACCCTGATTTATGTAGGGCAGAAAGAAGATGTTGCAGGAGCCAATACTGCAGTAGCGACTCAATAAGGGAGGCATGTTGAATCTAGGGGAGGAGCATTCCAGGGAGTGGacacagcaggtgcaaaggccctgtggtaggaATGTTTTGGTAAGTGTGAGGAAGAGGGAAGAGTCCAGTGAGGCCTGAGCAGAGTAATCGTGGGAGAGTAGAGAGGGAATGGGGGCAGATCCTGCAGGGCCTCATGGGCCTGGGGAGGATTTTGGCTTTTATGCTGAGATCAGAGCCACTGAGACTCTGAGAATGGGAAGGACGGGAGCTGACGTAGGTGTTAACAGGACCCTCTGGCTGTGTGGACACATGTGGGGAGCAgatgaggggcagagggcagattCTGGGAGGCTGTGAGGAGGTGACAATGGTCGTCTACCTGACCTGTCCGTTAGCTTATCCAAATTGAGATGATCCCTGTGAAAGATCCACTCCAGATATTGAAGACTTATtgctgactaaaaaaaaaaagaagaatgtaaaatagCTCATTCATTTTTATAGTGACTCCACGTTGAGATGATAACATTTTGCATGTGTCGACTTAAGTAAATCCACGTCACCTGTTTTTTCTGCACTTTCCTTCATGCTCAGTCGTACACGTGACTTGTATCTATTGCAGGGCGTGGACTAGGCAGGAGGTGGTGCTGGCGGGTCACTGACACATTTCACTAAGGATACTGTTACCTATTCTGACATCCTCAGCTGTACCTGTCCTCTCATCCACCCTTCCCTCCCCAAGAACCCATTgtgcagacaaggaaactgaggccagggccATCGCCTCAGAAGTTTGGAGCAGCAAGTCTTACCTTCTCCACATGGCAGCTGGGAAGAGCTTCTATACCTGCCTCCCCCAGGGGCCAGAGCCACCCAGGGCCTCCTCCTTGTGGCTCCCTGCTGGGACCCCACCTGCCACTGCCTCAATCAATATTTGTTAGGTGGAAACAGTGGCCTGGGCCGgttggcatgacccttgtcccaccCTCCTGGGGCAGGGACCTTGGAACTGAGGGATTGGCCACAGCTAATGGCGTAGGAAGGCTGAAGCCGGTTTCTGACACCCCCGTCTAGCCCCTTTTCCCCTGCTTATCCTGCAGGGCAAGGGTGAGGCTGAGGTTGCTGCAATATTTATTTATGGAGCTGACCTCTGGGTGTGGCTTCCTG
Coding sequences within it:
- the CEACAM16 gene encoding cell adhesion molecule CEACAM16 isoform X1 encodes the protein MALAGCSWLLLSATFLSTGAEVTVSPTPAQPAEGDNVTLAVHGLSGELLAYTWYAGPTLSLAYLVASYIVSTGDETPGPAHTGREAVRPDGSLDIQGVSARHSGTYILQTLNRQLQTEVGYGHLQVYEILAQPEVMTNSTALVERRDTLHLMCSSPGPAKVRWFFNGGALPIDIRLGLSPDGRVLTRHGVRREEAGAYQCEVSNPVSVSRSKPFNLTVYFGPERVAILQDSTTRTGCTIKVDFNTSLTLWCVSRSCPEAEYVWTFNGQTLKNGQDHLNISSMTAAQEGTYTCIAKNPRTLLSGSASVVVKLSDNWKVRDSQPTHCWPGDEVASVDLSPSSGSSRHDNCACATQAGGGPGRDPDCARLPQGPAGLCLVPRVGLRAQPAAQPTAVRELDRRPRAHGPGGGFCQLLTAGAEAEPHRRRPLHTQDRHTAGQD
- the CEACAM16 gene encoding cell adhesion molecule CEACAM16 isoform X3 gives rise to the protein MALAGCSWLLLSATFLSTGAEVTVSPTPAQPAEGDNVTLAVHGLSGELLAYTWYAGPTLSLAYLVASYIVSTGDETPGPAHTGREAVRPDGSLDIQGVSARHSGTYILQTLNRQLQTEVGYGHLQVYEILAQPEVMTNSTALVERRDTLHLMCSSPGPAKVRWFFNGGALPIDIRLGLSPDGRVLTRHGVRREEAGAYQCEVSNPVSVSRSKPFNLTVYFGPERVAILQDSTTRTGCTIKVDFNTSLTLWCVSRSCPEAEYVWTFNGQTLKNGQDHLNISSMTAAQEGTYTCIAKNPRTLLSGSASVVVKLSDNWKVRDSQPTHCWPGDEVASVDLSPSR
- the CEACAM16 gene encoding cell adhesion molecule CEACAM16 isoform X2, coding for MALAGCSWLLLSATFLSTGAEVTVSPTPAQPAEGDNVTLAVHGLSGELLAYTWYAGPTLSLAYLVASYIVSTGDETPGPAHTGREAVRPDGSLDIQGVSARHSGTYILQTLNRQLQTEVGYGHLQVYEILAQPEVMTNSTALVERRDTLHLMCSSPGPAKVRWFFNGGALPIDIRLGLSPDGRVLTRHGVRREEAGAYQCEVSNPVSVSRSKPFNLTVYFGPERVAILQDSTTRTGCTIKVDFNTSLTLWCVSRSCPEAEYVWTFNGQTLKNGQDHLNISSMTAAQEGTYTCIAKNPRTLLSGSASVVVKLSAAAVAMTIVPVPPKPAEGQDVTLTVQGYPKDLLVYAWYRGSASEPNRLLSQLPSGNWIAGPAHTGREVGFANCSLLVQKLNLTDAGLYTLKTVTLQGKTETLEVEMQMAPPE